From the Martelella mediterranea DSM 17316 genome, one window contains:
- the dgcN gene encoding N-acetyltransferase DgcN, translating into MIETPYLLFLGDAPDGLAAKVAQGIKDWRPEYAVGQFRLEGCKADMKLPDLSIAEAVDKGVKTLVIGVANRGGVISPSWKSVLIEAMEAGLDLASGLHNLLRNEADLAAKAKELGRTLHDVRIPAVQYPIANGKKRTGKRMLAVGTDCSVGKMYTALCVERAMREKGMKATFRATGQTGILITGGGVPLDAVIADFMAGSIEYLSPDNDADHWDLIEGQGSLFHASYSGVTLALIHGGQPDALVICHEPNRPHMRGLPDYQLPSLEAVRDLALQMARIVNPDCKVVGISLNTSAMSDEEALEYCRQTEARMGLPTVDPFRHGAERLADALAAL; encoded by the coding sequence ATGATCGAAACTCCTTATCTTCTGTTCCTGGGCGATGCGCCCGACGGGCTTGCCGCCAAGGTGGCGCAGGGCATCAAGGACTGGCGTCCCGAATATGCCGTCGGCCAGTTTCGGCTTGAGGGCTGCAAGGCGGACATGAAGCTGCCCGATCTTTCGATCGCGGAAGCCGTGGACAAGGGCGTGAAGACGCTGGTGATCGGCGTCGCCAATCGCGGCGGCGTCATTTCGCCGTCCTGGAAGAGCGTGCTGATCGAGGCGATGGAGGCGGGTCTCGATCTTGCTTCCGGCCTGCACAACCTGTTGCGCAACGAAGCCGACCTTGCCGCGAAGGCGAAGGAGCTCGGCCGCACGCTGCATGATGTGCGCATCCCCGCAGTGCAGTACCCGATCGCCAACGGCAAGAAGCGGACCGGCAAGCGCATGCTCGCGGTCGGCACGGATTGCTCGGTCGGCAAGATGTACACCGCGCTCTGCGTGGAAAGGGCGATGCGCGAGAAGGGCATGAAGGCCACTTTCCGCGCCACCGGACAGACCGGCATTCTGATCACCGGCGGCGGCGTGCCGCTCGATGCGGTGATCGCCGATTTCATGGCCGGCTCGATCGAATACCTCTCGCCCGACAATGATGCCGACCACTGGGACCTGATCGAAGGGCAGGGCAGCCTGTTCCACGCCTCCTATTCCGGCGTGACGCTGGCCCTGATCCATGGCGGCCAGCCGGATGCGCTGGTGATCTGCCATGAGCCCAACCGGCCGCATATGCGCGGCCTGCCGGACTATCAGCTCCCGAGCCTCGAGGCGGTGCGCGATCTGGCGCTGCAGATGGCGCGGATCGTCAATCCGGATTGCAAGGTGGTCGGCATCTCGCTCAACACCTCCGCCATGTCGGACGAGGAGGCGCTTGAATATTGCAGGCAGACCGAAGCGCGCATGGGTCTGCCGACGGTCGATCCGTTCCGCCACGGGGCCGAACGCCTCGCCGATGCGCTGGCGGCGCTATGA
- a CDS encoding M24 family metallopeptidase — MAAMELPFSKSEYDRRLALTRKGMEAYGLDALVVTSPAGMNWLTGYDGWSFYVDQAVIVTGDGMPYWWGRLMDANGARRTAFLDDDHILFYADRYIQADGIHPMDDLAEKLAGLALDKARIGVEMNAYYYSAAGHAALLKGLPSATIKDGSGLVDWQRVVKSDEEISFMRKAAQISNRVMTHAMEIAEPGMKKNRFVGELMKTAITGVDDIWGDYPAIMPLLPSGPDASAPHLTWSGDEFRTGEATFIEQAGCYRRYHAPLSRTVFFGKPPQYMTDAAEALVAGLNAGIEAARAGNRAGDIAAALEKELWKVGIERPNRCGYATGLAYPPDWGEHTVSIRTIDETVLKPGMTLHFMPGLWMDDWGLEITETILITENGPAEALCRVERKLFVKD; from the coding sequence ATGGCGGCGATGGAACTGCCCTTTTCGAAATCGGAATATGACCGCCGGCTGGCGCTGACCCGCAAGGGTATGGAGGCCTATGGGCTGGATGCACTGGTGGTGACTTCGCCCGCCGGCATGAACTGGCTGACCGGCTATGACGGCTGGTCCTTCTATGTCGATCAGGCCGTGATCGTCACCGGCGACGGCATGCCCTATTGGTGGGGTCGGCTGATGGATGCCAATGGCGCGCGTCGCACCGCCTTTCTCGATGACGACCATATCCTGTTCTATGCCGACCGCTATATCCAGGCAGATGGCATCCACCCGATGGACGACCTCGCCGAGAAGCTTGCGGGCCTCGCGCTCGACAAGGCCCGCATCGGCGTCGAGATGAACGCCTATTATTACTCCGCCGCCGGCCACGCGGCGCTCCTCAAGGGCCTGCCAAGCGCCACCATCAAGGACGGTTCGGGCCTTGTTGACTGGCAACGCGTGGTGAAGTCGGACGAGGAAATCTCCTTCATGCGCAAGGCGGCGCAAATTTCCAACAGGGTGATGACCCATGCCATGGAGATCGCCGAGCCGGGCATGAAGAAGAACCGTTTCGTCGGCGAGCTGATGAAGACCGCAATCACCGGCGTCGATGATATCTGGGGCGATTATCCGGCGATCATGCCGCTGCTGCCGTCCGGTCCCGACGCCTCCGCGCCGCATCTGACCTGGAGCGGCGACGAATTCAGGACCGGCGAGGCCACCTTCATCGAGCAGGCCGGCTGCTATCGCCGCTATCACGCGCCGCTCAGCCGCACGGTGTTTTTCGGCAAGCCGCCGCAATACATGACCGACGCGGCCGAAGCGCTGGTCGCCGGGCTGAACGCCGGGATCGAAGCCGCGCGGGCCGGCAACCGGGCGGGCGATATCGCGGCAGCGCTGGAAAAGGAACTCTGGAAGGTCGGCATCGAGCGACCCAACCGCTGCGGCTATGCCACCGGCCTCGCCTATCCGCCGGACTGGGGCGAGCACACCGTCAGCATCCGCACCATCGACGAAACCGTGCTGAAGCCGGGGATGACCCTGCATTTCATGCCGGGCCTGTGGATGGACGACTGGGGGCTGGAAATCACCGAGACCATCCTGATCACCGAAAACGGCCCGGCGGAGGCACTCTGCAGAGTCGAACGCAAGCTGTTCGTGAAGGATTGA
- the dgcA gene encoding N-acetyl-D-Glu racemase DgcA: MSGLYVSAREDVFPVAGSFTISRGSRTEIRVVTVTLTDGAHTGRGESVPYARYGETVDGVIADILSLEAEIRAGLDREALQTRMKPGAARNALDCAFWDFAAKSSGKPVWQLAGLQKPGLLTTAYTISLGEPEKMRAQAAENAHRPLLKVKLGTDDDLGRIEAVRAGAPDSAIIVDANEGWSVTAYQALAPALVRLGVALVEQPLPAGDDEALRHIERPLPVCADESCHARPSLADLKGKYDAINIKIDKTGGLTEALLLKQEAEAMGFQIMTGCMLGTSLAMAPAMLVAEGAAFVDLDGPLLLAQDRANAIRFDGSVMHPAEPVLWG; the protein is encoded by the coding sequence ATGAGCGGACTTTACGTCTCCGCCCGTGAGGACGTGTTTCCGGTTGCGGGCTCCTTCACGATCTCGCGCGGCTCGCGCACCGAAATCCGCGTGGTGACGGTCACGCTCACCGATGGCGCGCATACCGGGCGCGGAGAATCCGTGCCCTATGCCCGCTACGGCGAGACGGTTGACGGGGTGATTGCCGATATCCTGTCGCTGGAGGCGGAAATCCGCGCCGGGCTCGACCGCGAAGCCTTGCAGACCCGGATGAAGCCCGGCGCGGCGCGCAACGCGCTCGATTGCGCGTTCTGGGATTTCGCGGCGAAAAGCAGCGGCAAACCGGTCTGGCAGCTTGCCGGACTTCAAAAGCCCGGCCTGCTGACGACGGCCTACACGATTTCGCTCGGCGAACCGGAAAAGATGCGCGCTCAGGCCGCCGAAAACGCCCATCGGCCGCTCCTGAAGGTCAAGCTCGGGACTGACGACGACCTTGGCCGGATCGAGGCGGTGCGCGCCGGCGCGCCGGACTCCGCGATCATCGTCGATGCCAATGAGGGCTGGAGCGTTACGGCCTATCAGGCGCTCGCCCCAGCACTCGTGCGTCTCGGCGTGGCGCTGGTGGAACAGCCGTTGCCGGCCGGCGATGACGAAGCGCTGCGCCATATCGAGCGCCCGCTTCCGGTCTGCGCCGATGAAAGCTGCCATGCCCGCCCTTCGCTTGCCGATCTCAAGGGCAAATACGACGCGATCAACATCAAGATCGACAAGACCGGCGGGCTGACCGAGGCGCTGCTCCTGAAGCAGGAAGCGGAGGCCATGGGCTTCCAGATCATGACCGGCTGCATGCTCGGCACCTCGCTTGCGATGGCACCGGCCATGCTGGTGGCCGAGGGCGCGGCCTTCGTCGACCTCGACGGGCCGCTGCTGCTTGCCCAGGACCGCGCGAACGCAATCCGGTTCGATGGCTCGGTGATGCACCCGGCCGAGCCGGTGCTGTGGGGCTAG
- a CDS encoding GTP-binding protein has protein sequence MLQNNDTRLPVTVLSGFLGAGKTTLLNHILNNREGRRVAVIVNDMSEVNIDADLVREGGADLSRTEETMVEMTNGCICCTLRDDLLTEVRRLSEEKRFDYLLIEGTGIAEPLPVAATFSWRDERGESLSDLARLDTMVTVVDAVNLLREYGGHEFLKNRGEVAGEGDERTLVDLHVEQIEFADVVIVNKVSDVSAEERENVVKIVRALNADAKIIETDFSRVDLDELLDTGLFSEDKASQHPLWAKELYGFADHVPETEEYGISSFVYRARAPFDPLKFDAFTRMNFPGLIRAKGHFWLATRPDFAGEFSLAGAIVRNVPLGRWWAAVPRSRWPDAPDLRRMIDNCWHEVYGDRRQEIVFIGAGMDQAAIREALDDCLIDTGPTFNERDFEFLTDPFPSWTRG, from the coding sequence ATGCTGCAAAACAACGACACCCGTCTTCCCGTCACCGTGCTGTCCGGCTTTCTTGGCGCGGGCAAGACTACGCTGCTGAATCACATCCTCAACAATCGCGAGGGTCGGCGGGTCGCCGTCATCGTCAACGATATGAGCGAGGTGAATATCGACGCCGATCTGGTGCGCGAGGGCGGCGCCGATCTGTCGCGCACCGAGGAAACCATGGTCGAGATGACCAATGGCTGCATCTGTTGCACGCTGCGCGACGACCTTCTGACCGAGGTGCGGCGGCTGTCGGAGGAGAAGCGCTTCGACTATCTGCTGATCGAGGGAACCGGCATTGCCGAGCCGCTGCCGGTGGCCGCGACATTTTCCTGGCGCGACGAGCGCGGCGAGAGCCTCTCCGATCTCGCCCGCCTCGACACCATGGTCACGGTGGTCGACGCGGTGAACCTGCTGCGCGAATATGGCGGTCATGAATTTCTGAAAAATCGCGGCGAGGTGGCCGGCGAGGGCGACGAGCGTACGCTGGTTGATCTTCATGTCGAACAGATCGAGTTCGCCGATGTCGTGATCGTCAACAAGGTCTCCGACGTGAGCGCTGAAGAGCGCGAAAACGTCGTCAAGATCGTCCGCGCGCTCAATGCCGATGCCAAGATCATCGAGACGGATTTCAGCCGTGTCGATCTCGACGAACTGCTCGATACCGGCCTCTTCAGCGAGGACAAGGCGAGCCAGCATCCGCTCTGGGCCAAGGAGCTTTACGGCTTCGCCGATCATGTGCCGGAGACCGAGGAATACGGCATTTCAAGCTTCGTCTATCGCGCCCGCGCGCCGTTCGATCCGCTGAAATTTGACGCGTTCACGCGGATGAATTTTCCGGGCCTGATCCGCGCCAAGGGGCATTTCTGGCTGGCGACAAGGCCGGATTTCGCCGGCGAGTTCTCGCTTGCCGGCGCGATCGTGCGCAACGTCCCGCTCGGGCGCTGGTGGGCCGCCGTTCCGCGCAGCCGCTGGCCGGACGCGCCGGACCTGCGCCGGATGATCGATAACTGCTGGCACGAGGTCTATGGCGATCGCCGGCAGGAGATCGTCTTCATCGGCGCTGGCATGGACCAGGCGGCAATCCGAGAAGCCCTCGATGACTGCCTGATCGACACCGGGCCTACGTTCAACGAACGCGATTTCGAGTTCCTGACCGACCCCTTCCCTTCGTGGACGAGAGGCTGA
- the argE gene encoding acetylornithine deacetylase: MSDLATARDILADLVAFPSVSSESNLPVIAYIAERLSDCGARVEILTDATGTKANLFATLGDDRPGGLMLSGHSDVVPVDDQLWTSDPFTLAERDGKFFGRGTCDMKGFIAACLAKRETLAEIAASKPIHFAFTHDEEVGCIGARALTEWLSEREVRPALAIVGEPTMMRVIEGHKGCCEYTVTFTGRSGHSSAPELGVNAVEYAARYIARLMELREKLMARVPEGSRYQPPHATLNVGALEGGLSHNVIAPRAVLRWETRPVIAEDLSLVKDDIAAYCARDLLPAMRAVAPEADIETEVIGEAAALFPKNANAARDLAFRLTGEDRADVVPFGTEAGFFQEIGMDAVVFGPGSIDQAHKPDEYLSADQLGQCLAMLDRLADAWR, translated from the coding sequence TTGAGCGATCTTGCCACCGCCCGCGATATTCTCGCAGACCTCGTCGCCTTCCCCTCGGTGTCGTCAGAAAGCAATCTGCCGGTGATCGCCTATATCGCCGAGCGATTGTCGGATTGCGGCGCGCGGGTGGAAATCCTGACCGATGCCACCGGCACCAAGGCCAACCTGTTCGCAACCCTCGGCGACGACCGCCCCGGCGGGCTGATGCTGTCGGGCCACAGCGATGTCGTGCCGGTGGACGACCAGCTCTGGACCAGCGACCCGTTCACGCTTGCCGAACGCGATGGCAAGTTCTTTGGTCGCGGCACCTGCGACATGAAGGGCTTCATCGCCGCCTGCCTTGCAAAGCGGGAGACGCTGGCCGAGATCGCCGCCAGCAAGCCGATCCACTTCGCCTTCACACATGACGAGGAGGTCGGCTGCATCGGCGCGCGAGCGCTGACGGAATGGCTGTCGGAGCGCGAGGTCCGTCCCGCGCTCGCCATCGTCGGCGAGCCGACCATGATGCGGGTGATCGAGGGCCACAAGGGCTGCTGCGAATACACCGTCACCTTCACCGGCCGCTCCGGCCATTCCTCGGCTCCCGAGCTAGGCGTCAACGCGGTGGAATATGCCGCCCGCTACATCGCCCGGCTGATGGAATTACGGGAAAAGCTGATGGCGCGGGTGCCGGAGGGCTCCCGCTACCAGCCGCCCCATGCGACGCTCAATGTCGGCGCGCTCGAGGGCGGGCTGTCGCATAATGTGATCGCCCCTCGCGCGGTGCTGCGCTGGGAAACCCGGCCGGTGATTGCCGAGGACCTGTCGCTGGTCAAGGACGATATTGCCGCCTATTGCGCCCGCGACCTGCTGCCCGCCATGCGCGCGGTGGCCCCGGAAGCCGATATCGAGACGGAAGTGATTGGCGAGGCGGCGGCGCTGTTTCCGAAGAATGCAAACGCCGCCCGCGATCTCGCCTTTCGCCTCACCGGCGAGGACCGCGCCGATGTCGTGCCCTTCGGCACCGAGGCCGGTTTCTTTCAGGAAATAGGCATGGACGCCGTGGTCTTTGGACCGGGCTCGATCGACCAGGCCCACAAGCCGGACGAATATCTGAGTGCAGACCAGCTCGGCCAGTGCCTTGCCATGCTGGACCGGCTTGCGGACGCGTGGCGATGA
- a CDS encoding GntR family transcriptional regulator, with product MTAEPATGRDRLIQIHDIIRERIMMLDYPPGEKLSEVALANEFGVSRTPLRRVLAGLEDEGLLRSVHGVGTIVTDVDFDELAQVYRLRMELVVLIAHLDPAPLTAETVADFRALHERALALRQTPAPRDFAALDRDMFLAINRLSLNQPLRETGERLYFRTARIWLQAITASDIDLENEADIYCRETKDILAAVEAGQLDALSHLRRAHIAMSFERMR from the coding sequence ATGACGGCGGAGCCTGCCACCGGTCGCGACCGGCTTATCCAGATCCACGACATCATTCGCGAGCGGATCATGATGCTGGACTATCCGCCGGGCGAAAAGCTCTCGGAAGTGGCCCTTGCGAACGAATTCGGCGTGTCGCGCACGCCGCTCCGGCGCGTGCTCGCGGGTCTTGAGGATGAAGGTCTACTGCGCTCCGTCCACGGCGTCGGCACCATCGTGACCGATGTCGACTTCGATGAGCTGGCGCAGGTCTATCGTCTCCGGATGGAGCTTGTCGTGCTGATCGCCCATCTTGATCCTGCCCCGCTCACCGCCGAAACTGTTGCCGATTTTCGCGCGCTGCATGAACGCGCCCTGGCGCTGCGGCAGACGCCCGCGCCGCGCGATTTCGCCGCACTCGACCGTGACATGTTTCTCGCGATCAACCGGCTGTCGCTGAACCAGCCGCTCAGGGAAACCGGCGAACGCCTCTATTTTCGCACCGCCCGCATCTGGCTGCAGGCCATCACCGCCTCTGATATCGATCTCGAAAACGAAGCCGACATCTATTGCCGCGAGACCAAGGACATCCTCGCCGCCGTCGAGGCCGGCCAGCTCGACGCACTCAGCCACCTCCGCCGTGCCCATATTGCCATGAGCTTCGAGCGGATGCGGTAA